Below is a genomic region from Gemmatimonadota bacterium.
GGACCGCGCGTGGGATTGCAAAATAGCAACGGACCATCGCCCGAGTTTCCCGTGCCTGCACCGGCAGATTACATTTTTGAACTGCGCGTAGCAGACTTGATACAGGGCGTGGGCGATACGAGCAATGTGGTAGTTACACGGGTTCGCGTAACTGACCGCACAGGGCGCGTAACCGGGTCCGGCCTGGCTCGGCTACTGGACCTCGGGCAGTAAACAAAAGCGCAAGTGCCTATTACATAATTTTTGGATTAAAGAGCAGGGAATAACCTGCTCTTTTTTTAGTTAGAACAGGCAGAGTTGATCGCGTGCGACGGGTTGAATCAGGGGAAACAGACGGCGGAATTCGCCATCGGGAAATAGAACGCGAAAACGCTCGGCCATATCGCGCAATCGGCGCAACAAATAGCCCCGATCTTCATCGTGGGTAAAAAATTCTGTGCGGGAAAGGGTGCCATCTTGGCACTGGTAAACCGCGATCCGCTCTCCAATGCGACAGCCTTTGGCAGCCGTGGCGAGCCGGCTCAGATTCGGGTTGGAAAAGGTTTTTTTCGTAATGCGCTCAAACCGGCAAAAATCTTCGGGATCAATTTCGCCACCTTGCAACTTGCGCCCCAGAGATAGATACGCGCTGGAAGCGGCTTCTATGTCGCCATCCACGAGCAAGGGGGCGATCCGTGCTATAAATTGGCGAAAGACGCGTTCATCGCGTCGGCTCCGCAGGCTGCTGCCCACAAGCGATACACCGCCATCGTAATCGACGAGAATATAATTTTTTGCCTTGAGACTGATCATCCCTTTAAAGCGACCGTCGTGCGAAAGATGAATGCCATGGGGCAAGGTAGCTGAAATTTCCTCAATCAGTTGTTTTTCATCGGCCTCTGTCCTGACATGCGGTGGCGCGACAAAATAAGCCCCATCGGTATCCACTTCGATAATTTCTCCACCGGCATCGCGCAACTCATCCACGAGTTGGCGGGCGATTTGCTGTCCAATTACAGTAATTTTTTCTGCGGCCTGGTAGTCGTTAAAACACGCGCGTCCGTACCCCAGATATCCGTAAAAAGAATTGATGAGAATTTTGTAGCTACCCTGCAACCCATTCCAGTATGCGCGATCGGTTTCGTCACGTGCGCTTTGAAAATTGGTCTTGGCCTCAAGGCGTCGCTGTGTGAGGTGTTCGAGCATGGGCAAAAAAGCATGTTCAGTATCGGTCGCTGGCCGGATCTGTTGAGTTAGCATAATCGATGGATAAAGACTTTCGACATCGGCTTTGACCACGCGCTTAAAAATGCCCGAAGCCACGAGTCGCGTATAACCACCGCTAAATCCCTTTGAGGGTCGCGGTTTGGGAATGGCGAGATTGCGCCGCAGATAAAGCCCAACCATAAGGGCGTTGATTTTCTCGCCCGGTCCGCTGAGTGCAGCATCTTGAAAGCTGTATGGCAAAATCTGCGTCTGATAAAATTCAGTGGGAACGACCACCTCGCTGAGCGCTTTGACATCGCGCACATCGTCGAGCGCGTAGTCGATAAGGCGTTGCGGATCGGTGCGCCATGTGTGGGCAATTTCTTCCCCATCGACAAACGTACGCCCTGCCCGCTCGAGACCGAATGCGTGGATAACTTGCTTGAGGCCATAGCGCTCCAGCTTGCCCCCGGTATCATAACGCTGTACTTGTTGCAAGGTATCGATAATATGTCGCCCGTAGATATAAGCCGGACGAAAGCCCGGGATTTGTGCCCCAACTTTGAAGACGCGCTGTCCATGCCCCGCGCGCAATGCCGATCCGTCTCGCCCCCATGTAAGGGAAATGCCATAGTGTTGAGCGCGAGCGACGAGATAGGGCAAGTCAAATTCAAAAATATTGTGGCCCTCAATCGTATCGGGGTTGCGCGCGCCGATCACTTTGTTGAGGTTGCGAAGCAGGTCTGCCTCACTCATATCCGTAGCACTCAATACAGTCTCATAGCCCTGTGAATCGGAAACTGAAATGAGAATAATCTGTGCATCGGGCGCCGAGGGATCGAGCGTGAGGGTCTCGATATCGAGTTGCAAGCGGTGGAGGTCACCGTAGCGCATGCCTCGAAAGAGGGTTTGGCCCGAAAGCGTCAGATGCTGCCGCACGGGATTGTTAAAATTAAAATGCGGAATGCCATCCTGGGCGAGGCGGTCGCGTGCGTTGAGAAAATGAGACCAGTTGCTAAAGTGTATCCGCGCGCGAAATTCACCGCCGCCTTTTAGACGCACGCAATCTGAAACCCCTGAAAAGCCAGACCGGGCGGACTCTTCGGGAGTTTCAACGAGCAACCACGGGGAAAAGGGTTGCAGGTCGCGATTATCGCGTGTGTAAAGCGCCATCTGATTCCCGCCGACGAGTTCGGCAGCGAGAACACCGGGGAGATAAGCCATTGTATTACTCCAATTAGTTGCGGGAGAAGGGGAAAGCAACCTGTTAAAATATAGCCAATTTTTACCCGCTCTGCAATGTGATGGGTTCGCAAACCGCGAAAGCATACCTCCTGCGCCTTGATGCTAATTATTTCGCTATTTGGACTTGACAACGAATTTTTAATAGGATATTTTTCCATAACTGATATGCTAATTATTTCGCATCGTATCATTCAGAAAAATAAAAAGGAGCTAAAAATGGCAAGACTGCGACAA
It encodes:
- a CDS encoding DNA polymerase; this encodes MAYLPGVLAAELVGGNQMALYTRDNRDLQPFSPWLLVETPEESARSGFSGVSDCVRLKGGGEFRARIHFSNWSHFLNARDRLAQDGIPHFNFNNPVRQHLTLSGQTLFRGMRYGDLHRLQLDIETLTLDPSAPDAQIILISVSDSQGYETVLSATDMSEADLLRNLNKVIGARNPDTIEGHNIFEFDLPYLVARAQHYGISLTWGRDGSALRAGHGQRVFKVGAQIPGFRPAYIYGRHIIDTLQQVQRYDTGGKLERYGLKQVIHAFGLERAGRTFVDGEEIAHTWRTDPQRLIDYALDDVRDVKALSEVVVPTEFYQTQILPYSFQDAALSGPGEKINALMVGLYLRRNLAIPKPRPSKGFSGGYTRLVASGIFKRVVKADVESLYPSIMLTQQIRPATDTEHAFLPMLEHLTQRRLEAKTNFQSARDETDRAYWNGLQGSYKILINSFYGYLGYGRACFNDYQAAEKITVIGQQIARQLVDELRDAGGEIIEVDTDGAYFVAPPHVRTEADEKQLIEEISATLPHGIHLSHDGRFKGMISLKAKNYILVDYDGGVSLVGSSLRSRRDERVFRQFIARIAPLLVDGDIEAASSAYLSLGRKLQGGEIDPEDFCRFERITKKTFSNPNLSRLATAAKGCRIGERIAVYQCQDGTLSRTEFFTHDEDRGYLLRRLRDMAERFRVLFPDGEFRRLFPLIQPVARDQLCLF